AACCGCGTGTAGTAGATGACCGTGATCAATCGAATGCCGAACGGAAAGTTCGCCAATACGCCTTCGATGGCGATGATGTACAGGATTCCCACCAGCAGGAATCGCTTGGTCAGCAGGCTCAACAACCCGAAAATGCAGCAATATGCGACGACGGCCAGCGAATGGACCATCACCGCGTTGAGGCAGCGCTGCGGAATGTCTTCGACGCCGGATCCCGCCCCGACGTAAATCGCGGCGTAGGTCAGCGGTGTGAAAACTGCGGTTAGCAGAACTGTGGTCGTTACGGTGGCCAGCAGCTTGACAATGTAAAGCGCCCCTTTGGAAATCGGGCGGATCAACAGGTACGTGATCGTTTGCTCTTCCTGCTCGTCTTGGATGATTCCCGACGCATAGATCATGGCTACCAGCGGCAGGACAGCCTGCGGGATCAACATAAACCCGAAGACGAATTCCAACTGAATGCCCGGAGCGTCGCGCGCCGTGCTGCGAACGAGGATCGCAAGCGCCGCGGGCAATAAGAACAGCAGCACCATGATCATCCACCGCTTGCCGTGCAGGTGCTGCCGCAGGGTCAGGGCATAGAGCGCCCAGACCCCGCGCAGATTTAGCCCGGCGGACCGCTGCCCGCAGGGCGAGGCATAAGCGTCCGCGAGTCGATCGAGCGGATTGTCGGACGAGGCCCCGGTCATTTGCTCACCAAATATTTGAACACGGCTTCGAGATTGTCGTCGTCGGAGTAGATTTCCTTAATCGCCAGGCCATCTTCGAGCGAGAGGGCGGGCAAGCGGCTGTAAAAGGCATCGGGCGAGCGCGTTTCCACCATCAATCGCTTCTCATCGGCGAGCACCCGCACGCCCTCCACGTCGTCCAGACTCAAGAGCCGCGCCGCCAACCGGCGGTATTCATCGCAAACGATCGCGATATGGTGCGGGTGCTTGTCGATCAAGTCGCGGATCTCGCGCACGTGGCCTTCCGCCACGAGCCGGCCGTGGTTCAAGAGGACGATGTTCGGCGTCAGCGATTGCACCTCGTGCAGCACGTGGCTGGAGACGAGCACGCTTTTGCCCTCCGCGCCGAGCCGCTGAATGATGTCCATCAGATCGCGCCGGGCGACGGGGTCGGTCCCCGTGAGCGGCTCGTCGAGGAAGAGCACTTCCGGATCGTGGACGAAGGCCTGAGCCAGCTTCGTGCGCTGCCGCATCCCCTTCGAGTAGCCGCCGATCGCGCGGTCTTTGTGCCGGGTCATGCCGACCGCCTCGAGCGTGCGCGCGGTCGCTTCGCGGGCGATGCGGCGGCTCATG
The Pirellulales bacterium DNA segment above includes these coding regions:
- a CDS encoding ABC transporter permease: MTGASSDNPLDRLADAYASPCGQRSAGLNLRGVWALYALTLRQHLHGKRWMIMVLLFLLPAALAILVRSTARDAPGIQLEFVFGFMLIPQAVLPLVAMIYASGIIQDEQEEQTITYLLIRPISKGALYIVKLLATVTTTVLLTAVFTPLTYAAIYVGAGSGVEDIPQRCLNAVMVHSLAVVAYCCIFGLLSLLTKRFLLVGILYIIAIEGVLANFPFGIRLITVIYYTRLIAYRMMDFVWQRPWGPINMAADAWQLDIVKDPHLLEHPAMKTCLIVLFAASIVCTLLAAIICSQREFHVKTPEKA
- a CDS encoding ABC transporter ATP-binding protein — its product is MKSIVAFHEVSKWYGNVIGLNKLTIQISAGVTGLLGPNGAGKSTLLQLATGQLYPSQGTVRVLGQDVWNNPSLNRFTGLCPEQDAFYEWMSGWDFVNTSAQLSGMSRRIAREATARTLEAVGMTRHKDRAIGGYSKGMRQRTKLAQAFVHDPEVLFLDEPLTGTDPVARRDLMDIIQRLGAEGKSVLVSSHVLHEVQSLTPNIVLLNHGRLVAEGHVREIRDLIDKHPHHIAIVCDEYRRLAARLLSLDDVEGVRVLADEKRLMVETRSPDAFYSRLPALSLEDGLAIKEIYSDDDNLEAVFKYLVSK